A window of the Vibrio pomeroyi genome harbors these coding sequences:
- a CDS encoding HD-GYP domain-containing protein, producing the protein MNQTKIDRVYTLALQHKHSLDALRLLQPMRQHSMETYEHTLRVCLLSYSFGEYLEFNEEQLELIFDSALVHDLGKLGTPGAVLHKAGKLTPVERQVMNKHVEESYSMTLEVPELELASILGSLHHERWDGNGYPLRLRGSENPLIGQVIALVDTWDAMTSTRAYRTGMPADKALRILFDERLKGQFNPLLVDKFIAFIAITSLAEAA; encoded by the coding sequence ATGAACCAAACCAAGATTGACCGCGTGTACACGCTCGCTCTACAACACAAACATTCACTCGATGCACTTAGGTTGCTACAGCCCATGCGTCAACATTCTATGGAAACCTACGAGCACACATTAAGGGTGTGTTTACTCTCTTATTCATTTGGCGAGTACTTAGAATTTAATGAAGAACAGTTAGAATTAATTTTCGATTCTGCTCTTGTTCACGATCTAGGAAAGCTGGGGACGCCCGGTGCTGTGCTTCATAAAGCAGGTAAGTTAACGCCTGTAGAACGCCAAGTAATGAATAAGCACGTTGAAGAGTCTTACTCAATGACGTTAGAAGTTCCAGAGCTGGAACTGGCGTCTATTTTAGGTTCTTTACATCATGAACGATGGGATGGAAACGGATACCCGTTGCGCCTAAGAGGTTCTGAAAATCCTTTGATTGGACAAGTTATTGCACTGGTCGACACTTGGGACGCCATGACCTCAACCAGAGCTTACCGCACAGGCATGCCCGCTGATAAAGCGTTACGTATTCTGTTTGATGAAAGATTGAAAGGACAATTTAACCCACTTCTGGTCGACAAATTTATCGCCTTTATTGCCATCACTTCACTCGCGGAAGCGGCATAA
- a CDS encoding YybH family protein — protein MLNNQVLEACKQGINAWQKAFNSQDAKGCADQYTEACVMEARPFGTFEGREAIQAFWQNIIDQGFKDVDYTDVKWEEYPEGGYILTASWTMNKAFGVVHREHWALEADGRARLVSDDFEVQGER, from the coding sequence ATGTTAAACAACCAAGTATTAGAAGCATGTAAGCAAGGCATTAACGCGTGGCAAAAAGCATTCAATAGCCAAGACGCAAAAGGTTGTGCAGACCAATACACTGAGGCTTGTGTGATGGAAGCTCGCCCATTCGGCACTTTTGAAGGCCGTGAAGCGATTCAAGCATTTTGGCAAAACATCATTGACCAAGGCTTCAAAGACGTTGATTACACAGATGTTAAGTGGGAAGAGTATCCAGAGGGTGGCTACATTCTTACCGCTAGCTGGACAATGAACAAAGCGTTCGGTGTCGTGCACCGTGAACACTGGGCATTAGAAGCGGATGGCCGTGCTCGCCTAGTAAGCGATGACTTCGAAGTTCAAGGCGAACGCTAG
- a CDS encoding LysR family transcriptional regulator, whose translation MSKLKQMSIFAHIVEQGSVSAAAEKLELSKSVVSQHLKILEQELGASLLKRTTRRQTLTSMGERFYLSCKDINVIAESAWDIAKAELEEPQGRIRITAPNALMDLLVAPVIADLMKQYPKLKPELISDDQHLDFMEHDIDLAVRVGSSRDSNLKQKRLGEFKDVLCGVESMRERELESLPYIANSWQGKQVTHHFSSQGEKDFVYQQQASCTTNSFHSCLALIKSGVGIGVIPDFYLHQLSGEVVDIMPSFQLPTNTVYALTPFTSNTPIAIQLCVQALEEKLKQDFIKS comes from the coding sequence ATGAGTAAGCTAAAGCAGATGTCTATTTTCGCTCATATCGTAGAGCAAGGCTCAGTATCGGCTGCGGCTGAAAAACTAGAGTTGTCTAAATCTGTCGTCAGTCAGCACCTCAAAATTCTGGAACAAGAGCTAGGCGCTTCGCTTCTCAAGCGCACAACACGAAGGCAAACCCTAACCAGTATGGGTGAACGTTTCTACCTGAGTTGTAAAGACATCAACGTGATCGCTGAATCGGCGTGGGATATAGCGAAAGCCGAACTGGAAGAGCCGCAAGGTCGGATTCGAATAACGGCTCCCAATGCATTGATGGACTTGTTGGTCGCGCCTGTTATTGCAGACTTAATGAAGCAGTACCCGAAACTAAAGCCAGAACTGATCAGTGATGATCAACATTTGGACTTCATGGAACACGATATTGATCTTGCGGTACGAGTGGGCAGCTCGCGTGACAGCAATCTCAAGCAGAAACGGTTAGGTGAGTTTAAAGACGTCTTGTGTGGCGTAGAAAGCATGCGAGAGCGTGAACTTGAATCGCTTCCTTATATTGCTAACTCATGGCAAGGAAAACAGGTGACTCATCATTTTAGCTCTCAAGGTGAGAAAGACTTTGTCTATCAACAACAAGCCAGTTGTACCACTAACTCATTTCATAGTTGTCTTGCCTTAATCAAATCAGGCGTTGGCATTGGTGTGATCCCAGACTTCTACCTTCACCAGTTATCTGGTGAAGTGGTCGACATCATGCCTAGCTTTCAACTGCCGACCAACACTGTTTATGCGCTGACCCCGTTCACTTCCAACACACCTATCGCCATCCAACTTTGTGTTCAAGCATTGGAAGAGAAGCTTAAACAGGATTTCATCAAAAGCTGA
- a CDS encoding paraquat-inducible protein A has product MPERFTKSCHECGLVSQFEELSAGSEASCPRCSHALSSVGQHKEQGVMAYAVASLITLIMSLTFPYMSFSVQGISQQITLYQAVDMMNRMDNSLIAILLFLAVILLPAYFLVLSLWFYLLVDRNKHVDYASNRFTFLALKSLSWAKPWLMVDVFLIGVLVSLIKIASLADVSMGLSFWAFCIYAVLVVKTISLVDFDWLWDRLVPMKTSQDQMVGSIFQNKQHLACHICGQVHNYSESTHHCSRCHTHLHRFEPIKNLQIAWALLFTSVVFYIPANLYPMMYTSAFGSSEGSTIMEGVILLWNMGSYPVALIILIASVFIPMAKMVALAYLYWNAKRVHGLTEQRANRYLKLYRVTEFIGRWSMIDIFVVAILVALVQLDGVMAIYPGPAALSFASVVIFTMLSAMIFDSRIIWK; this is encoded by the coding sequence TTGCCTGAGCGCTTTACTAAGTCATGTCACGAGTGCGGACTGGTTAGTCAGTTTGAAGAGTTGTCTGCGGGCAGTGAAGCGTCTTGTCCAAGATGCTCCCATGCCTTGTCGAGTGTTGGGCAACACAAAGAGCAGGGTGTGATGGCTTATGCGGTCGCGAGTCTTATTACGTTGATAATGAGCCTCACTTTTCCTTATATGTCGTTCAGTGTTCAAGGAATTAGCCAACAGATTACCTTGTATCAAGCTGTCGATATGATGAATCGAATGGACAACAGCCTGATCGCCATCTTACTTTTTTTAGCCGTCATTCTTTTACCTGCGTACTTTTTAGTTTTGTCTCTTTGGTTCTATCTGCTTGTTGACCGAAATAAACACGTTGATTACGCATCCAATCGCTTTACGTTTTTGGCTTTGAAGTCATTAAGTTGGGCAAAGCCATGGTTGATGGTCGATGTGTTCTTAATTGGTGTGTTGGTGAGCTTGATTAAGATAGCGTCTTTGGCTGACGTATCCATGGGCCTGTCGTTCTGGGCGTTTTGCATTTACGCCGTGCTGGTGGTGAAGACGATATCTTTGGTGGACTTTGATTGGTTATGGGATCGCTTAGTACCAATGAAAACCTCGCAAGATCAAATGGTAGGCAGCATCTTTCAAAATAAGCAGCATTTAGCCTGTCACATTTGCGGACAAGTACACAACTACAGTGAGAGCACTCATCACTGCTCACGCTGCCACACGCACTTACATCGCTTTGAACCAATCAAAAACCTGCAGATAGCGTGGGCGCTGTTGTTTACTTCGGTGGTGTTTTATATCCCCGCCAACTTGTACCCGATGATGTATACCTCAGCTTTTGGAAGTAGCGAGGGCTCAACCATCATGGAAGGGGTTATCTTACTTTGGAATATGGGTTCATACCCTGTGGCACTTATTATTCTTATTGCGAGTGTTTTTATCCCAATGGCGAAGATGGTCGCTCTGGCTTATTTGTACTGGAATGCCAAAAGGGTTCATGGGCTCACAGAACAAAGGGCGAATCGTTACTTAAAGCTCTACCGCGTGACTGAATTTATTGGCCGTTGGTCGATGATCGATATTTTCGTTGTCGCCATCTTAGTGGCATTGGTTCAATTAGATGGCGTGATGGCTATTTATCCGGGCCCAGCAGCTCTGTCGTTTGCGTCGGTGGTCATCTTTACGATGTTGTCAGCGATGATTTTCGACTCCCGAATTATATGGAAGTAA
- a CDS encoding PqiC family protein has product MRKLFISLVMSFGLLGCATPTDGTNAYLLPKSTLDKPIFKVKTRVELPDYLDTIGIAYRKSENELVSARKHVWAENLEGLLEERVNSSNATGAADKELTITFEQFNGSYTGNAEVKGTWVLSEQDEELARADFDSKVPLKEAGYEALVEALGEGLDEVLSDIQSQLP; this is encoded by the coding sequence ATGAGAAAGCTATTTATATCACTGGTCATGTCGTTCGGGCTCCTAGGGTGTGCGACTCCCACAGATGGCACTAACGCCTATCTCTTGCCGAAAAGTACACTAGATAAACCCATATTTAAGGTAAAAACTCGGGTAGAGTTACCTGATTACTTGGACACGATTGGCATCGCTTATCGCAAGTCTGAAAATGAATTAGTCTCTGCGCGCAAGCATGTATGGGCGGAAAATCTAGAGGGGTTACTTGAAGAAAGGGTCAACAGTTCTAATGCTACGGGCGCAGCAGATAAAGAGCTAACGATTACCTTTGAGCAGTTCAATGGTTCTTATACTGGCAATGCAGAAGTGAAAGGAACTTGGGTGCTAAGCGAACAAGATGAAGAGCTTGCTCGTGCTGATTTCGATTCAAAGGTACCGTTGAAAGAAGCAGGTTATGAAGCACTTGTTGAGGCGTTAGGTGAAGGGCTAGATGAGGTCTTGTCTGATATTCAGTCGCAATTACCTTAA
- a CDS encoding polysaccharide lyase family 7 protein produces MIFNPCNFKFCKPLSCSILLAMASCGASAETLNIQSASDWGGAHNSYPASNAIDGSTDWSSRWAAQNAPVNLVLDLGSVQNVQDVAIAWGKGEEQTYKFEIRALADESSSNWDKVYYGYSSGSTSGFESYDVTDVQARWIRIKVFENSAQSVWTNITEVEISGNDSPDYGLDPNLPPSGNFDLLDWYVSIPVDEGDGYATSIKENALDAGYEDQFFYTGSDGGLVFYTPVEGVTTSSGTKYVRTELREMLRRGDTSYSTSGKDNNWAFSSIPSSEQADFGGIDGTLNATLAINHVTTTTSNTEQVGRIVIGQIHAEKNEPIRLYYHKLPGNDKGAIYFAHETSKSTGGDETWHNLLGNMVTSDGDLNNTSNPSDGIALDETFSYSIVVEGDKLITTISQNGSELAAKEVNMSNSGYDDADNYMYFKAGIYLQDNSSADSDYAQVTFYQLDNNHN; encoded by the coding sequence ATGATTTTTAACCCTTGCAACTTTAAGTTTTGCAAACCACTTTCGTGCTCAATTCTTTTGGCGATGGCTTCTTGTGGAGCGTCGGCTGAAACATTGAATATTCAATCTGCATCAGACTGGGGAGGAGCTCATAACTCTTATCCAGCATCAAATGCGATTGATGGCAGCACAGACTGGTCATCGCGTTGGGCGGCTCAAAATGCCCCTGTTAATCTAGTGCTCGATCTAGGATCAGTACAAAATGTTCAGGACGTCGCGATAGCTTGGGGTAAAGGAGAAGAACAAACTTATAAGTTCGAGATCAGAGCATTAGCAGATGAAAGCTCAAGTAATTGGGACAAGGTTTACTATGGATACAGCAGTGGCAGCACATCAGGTTTTGAAAGCTATGATGTAACAGATGTTCAAGCTCGCTGGATTCGTATCAAAGTATTTGAAAACAGCGCTCAAAGTGTTTGGACAAACATAACTGAAGTCGAAATCAGTGGTAATGATAGCCCTGACTACGGTCTTGATCCAAATCTACCGCCATCAGGCAACTTCGACTTACTCGATTGGTATGTCAGCATCCCTGTTGATGAAGGAGATGGTTACGCAACTTCTATTAAAGAGAACGCGCTAGATGCTGGTTATGAAGATCAGTTCTTCTATACAGGCAGTGATGGTGGCTTGGTGTTCTATACACCTGTTGAAGGCGTGACCACATCGAGTGGAACTAAGTATGTGCGTACTGAACTGCGAGAAATGCTGCGTCGTGGTGACACTTCTTACTCTACCTCTGGTAAAGACAACAACTGGGCATTCTCGTCTATTCCATCGAGTGAACAGGCTGATTTTGGTGGCATTGACGGCACGTTGAATGCGACGTTGGCCATCAACCATGTGACGACTACGACCTCAAACACAGAGCAAGTTGGTCGAATCGTGATTGGTCAGATCCACGCTGAGAAAAACGAACCTATTCGTCTGTACTACCATAAATTGCCAGGGAACGACAAAGGTGCGATCTACTTTGCTCATGAAACCTCTAAATCGACTGGGGGTGATGAAACTTGGCATAACTTGTTAGGTAACATGGTCACTTCTGATGGTGACTTGAATAACACCAGCAACCCAAGTGATGGCATTGCGTTAGATGAAACCTTCTCGTACTCCATTGTTGTCGAAGGCGACAAGTTGATTACGACGATTAGCCAGAATGGTTCAGAGCTAGCGGCAAAAGAAGTGAATATGAGCAACAGCGGTTATGACGATGCTGATAACTACATGTACTTTAAAGCAGGCATCTACTTGCAAGATAACTCAAGTGCTGACAGCGATTATGCGCAAGTGACTTTCTACCAGTTAGATAATAATCACAACTAG
- the pqiB gene encoding intermembrane transport protein PqiB: protein MEKQNTSDAKVSKKSELSPVWIVPIIAVLVGCWMLFQYFNNRGPEITLILPDASGIEAGKTAIKSKNVHVGTITDVALSEDYEYIIAKAQIDKKASRMINADTQFWVVEPHVGTDGISGLETILSGSYIELKPGKSSESQLKFDVLDTPPVAGPDTKGIRVVVSHHKANQLNVGEPVLHHGFVVGRVEKTSFDYQKKEGKYQLFIFAPYDGLIFEKTQFWLSSGIDVRFGANGLDVNFASIESILTGGVSFDVAESIKPGAQIKENLHEYTLYDNYDAVLQGKYTTSIDYVLLFEESVRGLRKGAPVEYRGVRIGTVDTVPLQIRMDKDGKVSNRIPILIKLEIERVSEVFRAVNAKTFAERVKLQMGEGLRATLKTGNLLTGALFVDINFYEDEEPYEPREFDGYPVFPVVAGGLTEIQKQITDFLTKINDLPLDATVANLNSSLSSLDTTLKSMDELLDSEGAQALPQDLSETMKQLEATLESYDDDSDAYKQLISASEELEHVLKELRPLIKVLNDKPNALVFGSDVEEDPIPVKGVE, encoded by the coding sequence ATGGAAAAGCAAAATACTTCAGATGCAAAAGTATCAAAAAAGAGCGAGCTGTCGCCAGTCTGGATAGTACCGATTATTGCGGTGTTAGTCGGGTGTTGGATGCTATTTCAATACTTCAACAATCGTGGGCCAGAGATAACCCTTATCTTGCCGGATGCGTCGGGTATAGAGGCAGGAAAAACGGCGATTAAGTCTAAGAATGTCCATGTGGGAACCATTACCGATGTTGCTTTGAGCGAAGACTATGAATACATCATAGCGAAAGCACAGATCGACAAGAAAGCATCTCGTATGATTAATGCCGACACTCAATTCTGGGTCGTTGAACCCCATGTTGGTACCGATGGTATCAGTGGTCTAGAGACCATTTTGTCGGGCTCTTATATTGAATTAAAGCCGGGTAAATCGAGTGAGTCTCAGCTGAAGTTTGATGTGCTCGACACGCCACCGGTTGCGGGGCCTGATACGAAAGGCATTCGTGTTGTGGTGTCACATCATAAGGCGAATCAACTTAATGTCGGTGAGCCCGTGTTGCACCATGGTTTTGTTGTGGGGCGTGTGGAAAAAACGAGTTTCGATTACCAAAAGAAAGAGGGCAAATACCAATTGTTTATTTTCGCGCCTTATGACGGGCTGATCTTCGAAAAGACTCAGTTCTGGCTATCTTCTGGCATCGATGTGCGGTTTGGCGCCAACGGTTTAGACGTCAACTTCGCATCGATAGAAAGCATATTGACCGGTGGGGTGAGCTTTGATGTCGCGGAGAGCATTAAGCCGGGAGCACAAATCAAAGAAAACCTACACGAGTATACGCTTTATGATAACTACGATGCGGTATTACAGGGCAAATACACTACTTCGATTGATTACGTATTGTTGTTTGAAGAATCTGTGCGCGGTCTAAGGAAAGGCGCACCTGTAGAATATCGTGGTGTACGCATTGGTACGGTTGATACGGTACCGCTGCAGATTCGTATGGACAAAGATGGCAAGGTATCGAATCGTATTCCAATCCTAATCAAGCTTGAAATTGAGCGAGTATCCGAAGTCTTTAGAGCCGTGAATGCCAAAACCTTTGCAGAGCGGGTCAAACTGCAGATGGGAGAAGGGTTAAGAGCGACATTGAAAACTGGTAACTTGCTCACGGGCGCATTGTTTGTCGATATTAATTTCTATGAAGACGAAGAGCCTTACGAGCCAAGAGAGTTTGATGGTTATCCGGTATTTCCAGTGGTGGCTGGTGGATTAACGGAGATACAAAAGCAGATCACTGATTTTCTAACCAAGATTAATGACCTGCCTTTAGATGCCACAGTGGCTAACTTAAATAGCTCGCTCTCTTCTTTAGACACTACTTTGAAGAGCATGGATGAATTACTGGATAGTGAAGGTGCACAAGCGTTACCCCAAGATCTGAGTGAAACCATGAAGCAACTTGAGGCGACATTAGAAAGCTACGACGATGATTCCGATGCCTACAAGCAATTGATCAGTGCATCTGAAGAGTTAGAACATGTACTTAAAGAACTTCGCCCATTGATTAAGGTATTAAATGACAAACCGAATGCGCTGGTATTTGGTAGCGATGTTGAAGAAGACCCGATTCCAGTTAAGGGAGTGGAATAA
- the proX gene encoding glycine betaine/L-proline ABC transporter substrate-binding protein ProX, giving the protein MNNSWKSKLAVSIVSTLAVSTNVWAASLPGEGVSVQPVQSSVAEETFQTLIVNRALEELGYDVKSTQEVDYNVGYTSIAKGDATFLTVGWFPLHADKYTMAGGDDKFYREGQYVSGAAQGYLIDKKTAEKYNITNIGQLTDPKIAKLFDADGDGKADLTGCNPGWGCEMVIEHQLSAFKLDDTVTHNQGNYAAIIADTISRYQKGESILYYTWTPYWVSGVLVPNEDVVWLEVPFSSLPGERSDVDTTLSNGKNYGFQMNSMRIIANKEFAKNNPSAAKLFEIIKLNINDVSAQNMMMSKGKNSSADIEAHVNGWIKANQNTFDAWIAEAKKAAL; this is encoded by the coding sequence ATGAATAATTCATGGAAGAGCAAACTTGCAGTGAGCATCGTTTCTACACTGGCAGTATCAACGAACGTGTGGGCAGCAAGCCTACCGGGTGAAGGTGTATCTGTTCAGCCTGTTCAATCGTCTGTAGCAGAAGAAACGTTCCAAACGTTGATTGTTAACCGTGCTCTAGAAGAACTTGGCTACGATGTGAAATCAACGCAAGAAGTGGACTACAACGTAGGCTACACCTCAATTGCAAAAGGTGACGCAACGTTCCTAACGGTAGGTTGGTTCCCACTTCACGCAGACAAATACACAATGGCGGGTGGCGATGACAAATTCTACCGCGAAGGCCAATATGTAAGTGGTGCTGCGCAAGGTTACCTGATTGATAAGAAAACGGCAGAAAAGTACAACATCACTAACATTGGTCAATTAACTGATCCAAAAATCGCGAAACTGTTTGACGCAGATGGTGACGGCAAAGCAGACCTAACAGGCTGTAACCCAGGTTGGGGTTGTGAGATGGTGATTGAACATCAACTGTCAGCATTCAAACTGGACGATACAGTAACTCATAACCAAGGTAACTATGCGGCTATCATCGCAGACACGATTTCACGTTATCAAAAGGGTGAATCAATCCTTTACTACACGTGGACACCGTACTGGGTAAGTGGTGTATTGGTTCCTAACGAAGACGTAGTATGGCTAGAAGTGCCATTCTCTTCACTTCCTGGCGAGCGTTCTGATGTCGATACTACTTTGTCTAATGGCAAAAACTACGGCTTCCAAATGAACTCAATGCGTATCATCGCGAACAAAGAGTTTGCGAAGAACAACCCATCTGCGGCTAAGCTTTTCGAAATCATCAAACTTAACATCAACGATGTAAGTGCTCAGAACATGATGATGAGTAAAGGTAAGAACAGCTCGGCTGATATCGAAGCGCACGTAAACGGTTGGATTAAAGCGAACCAAAATACGTTTGATGCTTGGATTGCAGAAGCGAAGAAAGCAGCACTATAG